The DNA sequence ATATCGAAAAAGACGCGTCGATCAACGACGAGATCGATAAATTGCGTCACTCGGCGACGAGTGCGCTGCACGAACGGAACGACGTCATTATTGTCGCCAGCGTGTCGTGCATTTACGGGTTAGGGTCGCCGGAAGAATACCGCGACTTAGTTTTGTCGCTGCGCGTCGGCATGGAAATCGAGCGCAATGAGGTATTGCACCGGCTCGTCGACATTCAGTACAACCGCAATGACATTAACTTTACGCGCGGCACCTTTCGCGTGCGCGGCGACGTGATCGAAATTTTCCCCGCCTCGCATTCGGAACAGGCGGTGCGCGTGGAGTTTTTCGGCGACGAAATTGACCGCATCCGCGAAATCGACATCGTTACTGGAGAAGTGATCGCCGACCGCGACCATATTGCCGTTTTTCCCGCGTCCCACTTCGTCACGCGCGAAGCGAAAATGAAAGTGGCGATTCAATCGATTGAACAGGAATTAGAGGAGCAGTTAAAGGAACTGCGGGAAGCGGGCAAACTATTGGAAGCACAGCGCTTGGAACAGCGCACCCGCTACGACATCGAAATGATGCAAGAAGTCGGCTTTTGCTCCGGCATCGAAAACTATTCGCGCCACTTGACGGGGCGCAAAGCGGGGGAGACGCCGTATACGCTGCTCGATCACTTCCCAGACGACTACTTGATGTTCGTCGACGAATCGCACGTGACGTTGCCGCAAATTCAAGCGATGTACAAAGGCGACCGCGCGCGGAAGCTAACGCTGATCGACCACGGTTTCCGCCTGCCGTCAGCAGCGGACAACCGGCCGCTTAAGTTCGACGAATGGGAGCAGCACGTGCACCAAATCGTGTACGTGTCGGCGACGCCCGGGCCGTACGAACAAGAGAAAAGTCCATGCGTCGTCGAGCAAATTATCCGTCCGACCGGATTGCTCGACCCGAAAATCGACGTACGGCCGATTCAAGGACAGATTGACGATTTGATCGGAGAAATTAATGCGCGCCGCGAGCGAGATGAACGGGTGCTCGTGACGACGCTGACGAAAAAAATGGCGGAAGACCTCACCGACTACTTAACCGACGTCGGGATCAACGTGCGCTATTTGCACTCCGACATTAAGACGATTGAGCGGATGCAAATATTGCGCGACTTGCGCCTCGGTGTGCACGACGTCGTCGTCGGCATTAACTTGTTGCGGGAAGGGCTCGACTTGCCGGAAGTGTCCCTCGTCGCCATTCTCGACGCGGATAAAGAAGGGTTTTTACGCGCCGAGCGCTCCCTCATCCAGACAATTGGCCGCGCGGCGCGCAACGCGGACGGGCAAGTGATCATGTACGCCGATAGGATCACTGATTCGATGCGTCGCGCCATCGATGAAACGGAACGGCGGCGAACCATCCAACACACTTACAACGAAACACACGGCATTACGCCGCAAACGGTACAAAAAGCGGTACGCGACGTGATCGAAGCGACGCGCGTCGCCGAAGAACGGGCCGACTACTTGGACACCGATCTGCACAAATTGCCGAAAAAAGAGCGGCGGGAAACGATTCAGCGGTTAGAGCAAGAAATGAAGGAAGCGGCCAAAGCATTGCAGTTTGAACGCGCGGCTGAACTGCGCGACCTCATTATCGAGTTAAAAGCGGAAGGAGCCTAAATCGGTTCATGGCACATGAAAACATCGTCATCAAAGGTGCACGCGCACACAACTTGAAAAACATCGACGTGACGATCCCGCGCGACCAGTTCGTCGTGTTGACGGGACTGAGCGGCTCGGGTAAAACGTCGCTCGCTTTTGACACGATTTACGCCGAAGGGCAGCGCCGCTACGTTGAGTCGCTGTCTGCTTACGCGCGCCAATTTTTAGGGCAAATGGACAAACCGGACGTCGATTCAATCGACGGCTTGTCGCCAGCGATTTCCATCGACCAAAAAACGACGAGCCGCAACCCGCGCTCGACGGTCGGCACGGTGACGGAAATATACGATTACTTGCGGCTGTTGTTCGCGCGCATCGGTCGGCCGCACTGTCCGGTGCACAAGATCGAAATTACGTCGCAAACGGTCGAGCAGATGGTCGACCGCGTCATGACGTTGCCGGAGCGGACGCGCATACAAGTGCTCGCCCCGCTCGTACAAGGGCGCAAAGGTGAACACGTCAAGTTACTGGATAAAATTCGTAAAGACGGGTACGTGCGCGTGCGCGTCGACGGCGAACTGCGCGAAGTGACGGAAGAGATTAAGCTGGAAAAAAACAAGAAGCATACGATCGAAGTCGTCATCGACCGCATCGTCGTCAAGGAAGGCGTTGAGACGCGTCTTTCCGATTCACTGGAAACAGCACTCGAACTAGCTGGGGGAACGGTGCTCGTCGACGTGATCGACGGCGAGCAACTGCTATTCAGCCAAAACTTAGCCTGTCCAGAGTGCGGCTTTAGCATCGATGAGTTAGCGCCGCGCATGTTTTCGTTCAACAGCCCGTTCGGCGCTTGTCCGGCGTGTGACGGGTTAGGTAGCCACATGGAGGTTGACCCGGAGATGGTCGTGCCTAACCGGAAAAAATCGCTTAACGAAGGGGCGATCGATCCTTGGGCCAACTCGTCGTCGACGTATTACGAACAACTGCTGCACACGGTGTGTACCCATTACGGCATCGATCGCGATACGCCTTTCGGCGAGCTTTCCGCAGCGCACGCGGACGTTCTTTTGTACGGTGGCAAAGAGCGCATCCCGTTTCGCTATGAAAACGACTTTGGACATGTGAAGGAAACCTCCATACGTTTTGAAGGGGTCATCCCTAATTTGCAGCGCCGCTACCGCGAGACGTCGTCCGATTACGTGCGCGATCAAATCGAGACGTATATGAGTGAGAAGAAGTGCCGTTCTTGTAAAGGGGCGCGTCTCCGTCCCGAGTCGCTCGCCGTCCTCGTCGGAGGCGAAACGATTAATACGGTGACGAATCGTTCCATTCGCGAGGCACTGACGTTTTTCCGCGAACTCGAGTTAAGTGAGAAGGAACAGGCGATCGCGCGGCTCGTGTTGCGGGAAATAGAGTCGCGGCTCGGCTTTTTAGTGAACGTTGGGCTCGACTACTTAGAGCTCAACCGCGCAGCAGGGACCCTATCCGGCGGTGAGGCGCAGCGCATTCGCTTGGCGACGCAAATCGGCTCCAGCTTGATGGGTGTGCTGTATATTTTGGACGAGCCGAGTATCGGCTTGCACCAGCGGGATAACAACCGACTCATCGATACGTTGAAAAGTATGCGCGACCTAGGGAACACGCTCATCGTCGTCGAGCACGATGAAGACACGATGCTCGCCGCCGATTACATTATCGACATCGGGCCGGGTGCGGGGGCACACGGTGGCCGCGTCGTCTCGCAGGGGACGCCGGAAGAGGTCATGGCGGACAAACAGTCGCTCACCGGCCAGTATTTGAGCGGGCGCAAGTTTATTGCACTACCGGCCGAAAGGCGCCAGCCGAACGGCAAGTGGATCGACGTGCGCGGGGCGAAAGAAAACAATTTGCAAAACGTGGACGTCAAGTTTCCGCTCGGTACGTTTACGGTCGTCACCGGAGTTTCTGGTTCAGGTAAAAGCACACTTGTCAACGAAATTTTGTACAAAACGCTGGCGCGGGAGCTGCAGCGGGCGAAGGCAAAGCCTGGGGCACACCGAGAAATTCGCGGCTTGGAACATTTGGACAAAGTGATCGACATCGACCAGTCGCCGATCGGCCGCACGCCGCGCTCCAATCCGGCAACATATACAGGCGTGTTCGACGACATTCGCGACGTATTCGCCACGACGACGGAGGCAAAAGTACGCGGGTACAAAAAGGGGCGTTTCAGTTTCAACGTGAAGGGGGGCCGCTGTGAAGCGTGTCGCGGTGACGGGATCATCAAAATTGAAATGCACTTCCTTCCGGACGTGTACGTGCCGTGCGAGGTGTGTAAAGGGAAACGATACAACCGCGAGACGTTAGAAATTGGCTATAAAGGGAAAAACGTCGCTGACGTGCTCGACATGACCGTCGAAGAGGCACGCGAATTTTTTAAAAACATTCCGCGCATTAAGCGCAAAATTGACACGCTGTACGACGTCGGGCTCGGCTACATGAAGCTGGGGCAACCGGCGACGACACTGTCCGGCGGCGAGGCGCAGCGGGTGAAACTGGCATCTGAACTGTACCGCCGCAACACCGGTCGTTCGCTGTACATTCTCGACGAGCCGACGACCGGCTTACACGTCGACGACATCGCGCGCCTCCTAAAAGTGCTACAGCGGTTAGTCGAAAACGGGGAGACGGTCGTCGTCATCGAACACAATTTGGACGTTATTAAGACTGCTGACTACTTGATCGACCTCGGACCGGAAGGAGGCGACGGCGGCGGGCGCATCGTCGCCACGGGCACGCCGGAAGACGTGGCGCGGGTACCGGGGTCGTATACAGGGCAGTTTTTAGCGCCAGTACTGACGCGCGACCGCGCGCGGACGGCAGCGCTATACGATCGCGCCTCGAACGAGTAACAACGGAAAGGCACGGGAAGGCGGGAGGAGGACGTCTGCCCCTGCCAGTCTGTCCGCGACGTGGCGGATGCTTTTAAGCAATCCCTAGCTCGGGCAGGGGATTGCTTTACTTTTTTGCTGTCGAAAAAATGGTATACTAAATGGTGAAAATGTACGTGAAAGTAGGGACAAATAAGGTTTATTAAAGGAGAGACGGGAGATGTTGTTTCACTACACGATAGAGACGGCGCGTACGGTAGAAGAAACAGTGAAAGCGTGCGAAGAGAGTTGCCAGCGGCGGAAATTGAGTACTGTAGGACACCTGAATATTCCGCTCAAATTACTAGAAAAGGGCATCAATTTACCGCAGCAGTATCGTATATTAGAAGTGTACCATCCGGATGTCGCAAAAAAAGTACTGTCGTACAACCAGGTAGGTGGGTTATTCCTCACCTATAAAATCGCCGTCTACAAAGACAGGGAGACGGGAAAAACAACGGTCGGTCTCGTGCGTCCGACGGTTTTAATGGAGCTGGTGGACGATGACCGGTTGGTTGCAATGGTGCAAGATGTCGAAGCGGCACTCCTTGCAGTGCTCGACGAGGTGAAAGGCTGACATCGAAGCGTCGGGTCAGGTGTACCTTGTATGTTTCACCGGTAAATGTGAGAAGGTTGATACAGAGAAATATGTTTGGCGGCAAAAATCTCTCAAAAGGAGGGGTGCCAATATGCGGTGGATCGTGAAACTGATCTTCAATGCGATTGCGGTAGTGATCGCGGCAGAAGTACTGGATAGTATTCAAGTCAGCGGAATGGGGGCAGCACTCACGGCGGGGCTCATTTTGTCGATTGTCAATACGTTTTTTCGACCAGTGCTCGTGTTTCTCACTTTCCCGTTAACCGTTGTAACTCTCGGCCTGTTTTTGCTTATCATTAACGCTTTAATGTTGATGCTCACGAGTGCGCTCGTGCCCGGTTTTACCGTCGTCGGCTTCGGGGGAGCGTTTTGGGGCGCGGTCATTGTCAGTTTTGTAAGCTGGTTATTGAACGGGCTATTTCGCAAATGATCGTTGTCGTATGCGCGTTACGCTGTTGCAAACGCATAACCCCGACCTACGCACATAACACGCAAAGAACAGCGTGTCATTGTATCATTAATGAACCGAAGGCATTGAAAAGACCTTAAGGTCCGGGGTCTGTACGTATGAGTAAAAATTTGCGGGGAAGAAGTCCACAGTTTGGAGGGTTTAAACGCGTGAATGTGTATCGCCAGTGGCATGACATTGCGCCCGATTTGGCGCGCATTTTACAAACGGACGTCGCGTGGGGCACGTCGGAGGACTACCGCGAGTTTGTAGCGCGGGCGGGAGTAGAGGAGCAGACGTTTATTCCCGTCGCGACGCAGGACGGCGAAACGTGGGGCTGGATCATTTCCGGCACGTTGACAGCACGCGAACGCCAGTTGCTCGTGCTGTTAACGTCGCAGTCGTTGCGGCGGTCAGCGGACAGTGACGCACAGACAGAGGGGCCACTTCTTCCTCAGCGCGCGTTAGCCGATTACTTGTGCGACGTCGCTCACAGTGGTCACCTGTTGCCGGTGCCACCTGACTTAGTACATGTAGATATCGGGGAAAGAGTGCCGTTTTACGTCGTTTGTCACGGCAGTGCGAGGCAGCTAAATCAAAAAGAAGTTTTACGCGTGTTACAGTCTTTTTTTGACGGCGATGTGTGGGTCGTAAACGTGGCGCCGAACGATCGCCTCGTCTTGCCGCAAGTTTCGCTCGTTCTAGACGATACGATCGAAGATTGGAAGGACTCCCTTTACCACTGGGCTGCAGGGTTAGTTGAACTGTTTGCCGCTGAGCTCGGGGAGGATGTCCACTGTATCGTGCATCACTCGGCAGCAACCGTGCAGGCGTTGGGCCAATCCCTGTTGCAACTAAAGCAGTCGTATGTCCTCGGGCAGTCTATTTATCCGCGGCGAAATGTTTTTGCGACGTGGGACTTACCCTTGGAACGGTTACTGCACGGGTTGCCGTCGGATCTTTGCCGCACGTTTTTGCACGACTTGTCATACGACGCCCACAACTGGTGGCGTGACCAAGAGATGCGCGACACGTTAGAGACGTACTTTCGCCTTAACTTGAATGTAAGTGAGACAGCGCGACAGTTGTACGTGCACCGCAATACGCTCCTTTACCGCCTCGACAAGTTGAAACAAGAGACAGGACTCGACGTGCGCAACTTTGAGGATGCGATGCTATTACGCCTCGCGTGGCTGCTCACGGCCACTGAAGATGCCGAACCGACCGAGTAGCACGGAGACCACGCACGACTACAGGACTACACGATTACGCGACGACACGGCTTCAGGACGTTACACCATTTAGATCACTCTTTTAAATACTTTCATAAATCGCTTCATGTCGCTAGGAACGAAGGATGGGTGCCTTTTTTGGGTAATGTGCTCAAAAAAGGCGCCCATTTTTAGGAGGATTGTCTATAGCGGGATAGCCCGCGAAGGCGATAAAATAAATGTATAATACCTTCTTGGGGGCATGGATAATGGCAGGCTTAAAATTAAATCATATTTACAAGCGCTTTGGCGATGTGACTGCGGTTGAAGATTTCAATTTAGATATTAAAGATAAAGAGTTTTTAGTGCTCGTCGGTCCGTCTGGCTGCGGGAAGTCGACGACGCTGCGGATGGTTGCCGGTTTGGAAGAAATTTCGGAAGGGGAGTTGTATATCGGCGATCGTTTAGTAAACGACGTCGCCCCGAAAGACCGCGACATCGCGATGGTGTTCCAAAGTTACGCCCTGTACCCACACATGAACGTGTATCAAAACATGGCCTTCGGGTTAAAACTGCGCAAGTTTAAGAAAGAAGACATCGACAAACGCGTAAAAGAAGCGGCACGCATTCTCGACATTGAGCATTTGTTGGATCGTAAGCCGAAGGCGCTTTCGGGGGGGCAACGGCAACGGGTAGCACTCGGACGGGCGATCGTGCGCGAACCGCAAGTGTTCTTGATGGACGAGCCGCTGTCGAACTTGGACGCGAAGCTGCGGGTGCAAATGCGGACGGAAATTAGTAAATTGGCCAAACGGCTGGAAACGACGGTCGTTTACGTCACGCACGACCAGACGGAAGCGATGACGATGGGCGATCGCATCGTCGTCATGAAAGACGGCCTCATTCAGCAAGCTGACACACCGGATAAAATTTACAACGAGCCGGCTAACGTGTTCGTCGCCGGATTTATCGGGTCACCTGCGATGAACTTTATTAGCGGCTCTTTAGTCGAGACGGGCGGTAACGTGCACTTTAAAGCGAACAATGTCGACGTGGAGGTGCCGGAAGGACGGGCGAAGTTGTTGCGGGACAAAGGGTACGTCGGTAAAGACGTCGTCTTCGGCATTCGCCCGGAGGACATTCACGACGAGCCCGTCTTTTTGGAAGCTTCTCCGGAAAGCGTGCTGAAGACGAAGGTAGAAGTGTCAGAAAACATGGGTTCAGAGATGTACTTGTACTTAAGCGGACTCGGCGACGACATGTTTATCGCCCGCGTCGATGCCCGCGCCAACGTCGGTATGGGTGACGAAGTGAAACTCGCCTTCGACATGAACAAGTGCCACATTTTTGACAAGGAAACGGAAGAGGCTGTGTTTTAACCTGCCGATCCTTTAGGCGCCTCTTAAATAGAAACCGCGAGCTATTGATCAGCTGCGTCGGTAAAAAAGCACCGCCGTGAGGCGAGCGTTGGCTCGGTTTTGCGGCGGTGTATTAAGGTTGACTACTCCTCGAAAACAATTCCCACAGGAAGCATATGTCAATATTTTTGGAGCTGGCTTATTTTTTGGAGCAATAGCAGCCACACACCGAAATAGTGATATAATAGAGTGGCTCGATAAGTGAAAAGGCTATAAGGTCACTCGCAACGCGAGTGTTAAAAAGGGAAGTTTGGTGCGAAGCCAACGCGGTCCCGCCACTGTGATCACTAGGATGTGCTTGCAACCCCACTGTCGCCTTGTGCGTGACGGGAAGGGAAGGACGTCTGTGACGTGTCAGCCAGGAGACCTGCCTTATAGTTCTGTGCGGCCTTCGCGGAGAGGTGTAGCAGAGTCGTAGATCCTAGCGCCACGTGTAGCGCACGTGCGTCTTTATTTCCATTGAGCCATTACTGGTGCTTCGTGGGATTGCTAGGTGGTACGTACCTGTTTACATAAAGTCCCCCGCGCGGGGATTTTTTTAGTTGGATGTCATGTCGTTGGATGTCGTTGGATGACGGTAGATTCTTTGCTAGATCCGGTGGAAGGAAGGGAGATACACGTATGTTTAAGTCGAAAAGGTGGAATCGGTGGTCACTGTTTCTCACCGCCCTCCTCGTATTTGCGCTGCTAATCGGGTGCGGAGCGCCAGAGGCCGACGAACAGGCTAAAGGGGCAAACGACGGCTCTAACGTGGAGCAGCAAGCAGGAAAACAGGACGGGAAGCAAGGTGCGGCACAGCAGAAAGGTAAGCAAAAGTCCAAGGAGGAAGACGCGCAAGCGGAGGGTTCGTTTCCTGTTTCGATTACGGACGCTCGCGATGAAAAGGTTACGATCGAGAAAAGGCCGCAGCGGATCGTTTCTCTCATTCCGAGTAACACGGAAATTGCCTTCGCCCTCGGCTTAGGAGCGGAAGTCGTCGGCGTCAGCGATTTTGACAATTACCCGGAAGAAGTGAGCAGTAAAGAAAAAATTGGCGGCATCGAGTTTGACGTAGAAAAAATAGTATCTTTAAAGCCGGATCTCGTCCTCGCCCACGCGTCGAGTGCCGACAGTGCCAAAGAAGGGCTTAAACAGTTGCAACAGGCGGGTGCGACGGTGCTCGTCGTCAACGACGCCACGACCTTTGCCGACTTGTACCGCTCGATCGAGATGATTGCGGAAGCGACGGGAACAAAGGCAAAAGCGCAGGAGATTGTCGCTGGGATGAAGGAAAAGCTGGATGACATGAAGCGAGAGGCAGAAAAAATAGCAGCGGATGAGCGGGTGACGGTGTGGGTTGAAGTCGCGGCGCCGCCGGAAATGTACACGACTGGCACGGAGACCTTCATGCACGAAATGCTCACTGCGATTAACGCCACTAACGCAGCGGGAGACGTGGAAGGATGGGCGAAATTTACGGAGGAGGACGCGGTAAAGCAAAACCCGGACGTCATCGTGACGACGTACGGCGACTACGATAAAGAGGCGAAGAAAAAAATACTTGCCCGCAAAGCGTGGCAGGACGTGCCAGCAGTTAAACACAAGCGCGTGTACGATGTCGATCCCGATACGGTCACGCGTCCGGGGCCGCGCTTAATCGAAGGGGTCGAACAACTTGCGGCGGTCGTCTATCCAGACGTCTTTAAGAAAAAGAAATAACGTTGCACTGGCGTATGGGTTTGCGCTGGTACTGCTCGTCGTCGCGATGTTTTTGGGAGTAGCGGTCGGGAGTGTCCCGATTTCGTTTGCGACGATCTTGGATGTGTGTGCCGCGCAATTTTTCCCGCGGCAGTTTGCGTCTGAAGCTGATCCGATGGTGGCGAACATCGTGTGGTACATTCGCTTGCCGCGCGTCGTCCTCGCCGCGCTCGTCGGGGCGTCGCTGTCCCTTGCTGGCGCGGCGTTTCAAGGATTGCTCAAAAACCCGCTCGCCGACCCGTACACGCTCGGCGTGTCGTCGGGCGCTTCCGTCGGCGCCGTCGTCGTCCTCTTTTTCGGACTGAGTTTGCCTTTGTTCGGATCGTTTACGTTGCCGTTCGTTAGCGTGATCGCCGGGTTTGTCACGTTACTGGCCGTGCTCGCCTTTGCGCGTTTCGTCGAACGCGCCTTGTCTGTGCAGACGATTGTTTTGACCGGGATTATTTTCAGTTCGTTTTGCGGCTCGCTCATTTCCTTAATGATCGCTTTAACTGGGGAAGAACTGCGACAAATTATCGGCTGGCTGTTGGGGAGCGTCGCAATGCGCGGGTGGGAATACGTGGCACTGCTCGTGCCCTTTTTCGCCTTTGGCGCGGCTATTTTACTTGCGAACGGGAAGGAATTGAACGCTCTTGCCTTCGGGGAGGAGACGGCGCAGCAGTTAGGCGTCGACGTGCGCCTGCGCAAGATGGCGATTCTCGCTGGCGCCTCACTGCTTACAGGGGCGGCGGTCGCCGTTTCGGGGACGATTGGCTTCGTCGGACTCGTCATGCCGCATCTGACGCGGTTGTTGTGGGGACCTGACCATCGGCACTTGTTACCGCTGGCGATGCTGCACGGAGGCGCATTTTTAGCGATGGCCGATTTGGCGGCGCGGACGATTGTCGCGCCGCAAGAGTTGCCGATCGGCGTCATTACCGCTCTGATCGGTGCGCCAGTGTTCGCTGTCGTCTTTTGGCAACAACGCAAACGAGGGAAGCAGGGATAACTGTGCTAACAGTTGAGTGTCTCACAAGTGGATACGGGGAAAAAACGGTCTTGCACGACGTGTCGTTTACGGTGGAAAAAGGGGAAGTTTTTGGCATTGTCGGGCCAAACGGCAGCGGTAAGACGACATTGCTCAAAGTGGTGGGCGGGTTACTCCCGGTTCAGTGCGGCGCCATCTACTTGCACGGGCGCCCGCTCACAAGTTACAAGAGTAAAGAGCTGGCGCGACTCATGGCCGCGTTGCCGCAAACTGTCGAGCCGTCGTTTGCGTATACGGTACGCGAAATTGTCGCCCTCGGTCGCTATCCTTACCAGCGTGGCATGTTCGCGCCGTGGACGAGAGCGGACGAAGCGGTCGTTCGACAGGCGATGCTGCAGACGAATGTACAGCAGTTTGCGCACTCTCCGTTGCAGTTTCTGAGTGGCGGGGAACGGCAGCGCGTGTTTTTGGCGCGCGCCTTAGCCCAAGAGCCGCAGCTGTTACTGTTGGATGAACCGACGAACCACCTCGACCTTTCCCATCAGACAGAACTGTTCGACGCGCTGCGGCAATGGGTGAAAGAGGAGCAGTTGACGGTGGTGCTCATTTCTCACTCCCTCGATTTAGCTAGTCTTTACTGTGATCGGCTACTGCTGCTCGACCGCGGGGCGGTGACGGCGCTTGGCACGCCGGCAGCGGTACTGGAAGAGGAGCGGCTGGCGCGCGTGTACCGCACGATACTCAAGCGGCAAGACCACCCAGACGTGCCGCGGCCGACGATTACGCTACTGCCGCGCGCCCACCGCGACTACAAGCGGGAAGCGTCACTAGACGACTTGCGCGTAACGAAGAGTGAGCGGTTACTTAAGATTGAATCGCCCGCGCCATTGAAACGGCTGTCGTCTGCCGCCGTTGGCGGGGGAAGCGGCTGGAGTCACACCTTTGTCACCTGCTGTGTGCCGTCAGCGGATCGCGTGGCTGTCGGTGCGGAGGACGGCCACCAGCCGGCTGGCGAGTTAGTCGGCTATTTACAGCGACTCGGAATTAACGCTCCGGAGAGGGAGACGGTTGCAACGGTGACGGCGGCTGACGCTGTCGAGGTGGCGAGCGCATGCCACGAAGAGGACGGCTTGGCGTTGCGCGTCGTCGCGTCAGCGGGATTCTCTGAAGTGGGAGGCGTTCCCGAAAGGGGGGACAATTCCGATGTGGTCGCCCTTTCCGATCGCCAAACAGCGGGAGTCGGGACCGTGCACATTTTCGTGTTCGTGGCCGGCGAGTTGACGGAGGTGGCGTTTGTGCAAGCGTTAATGACGGCGAACGAGGCGAAAGTGCGGGCGCTCGCCGCGTGTGTCGGGAGCGGCCCGCGATTGGCGTCGGTCACAAATGTATCAGCGGCCCCGTCAGAGGAAGAGGGCTCATGGATGCGGAAGGTATCGGTAGCGGGGACCGCGTCGGATAGCATCGTCGTTGCCGCAACTCAAAACGGGTCACCGTACACGCGCGTAGATGCGGCGACTTCTGTCGGTCAGGCGCTTGCTCGGGCGGTTTATCGGGCGACTGTGGATGTAGTCGCCCAATGTCGGTAAAAGTTATTACACAAGTCGCGGCGCCGTTTCGGATGTGTCATTCAAGCTTTATTTAAGCTAAAACCGACGAGATAGTAAGTGTGGGGAGAAACTTTATTAAGGCAATCACTTCGGACAAACTTATAGTCGTCATTGTGTAGGGGGTATATGCGTGCGTTTGTATACGAAAACAGGAGATAAAGGACAGACGAGTGTCGTCGGGGGGCGGGTGGCCAAAGACGATGTGCGCGTCACCGCTTACGGAACGATTGATGAGGCGAACTGTTTTGTCGGGCAGGCGATTACTCAGCTAACAGGGGAGCAGTACGCCGATTTGATTCCGGAATTGCAGCGTGTGCAGCACGAACTGTTTGATTGTGGCAGTGACTTGGCGCGGATTGACAGTGGGCGGCCTTACAAAGTGAACGAGGCGATGGTGACGTTTTTAGAAACGCGCATCGATGCGTACATCGCGGAGGCGCCCGAGTTGAAACGTTTTATTTTGCCGGGAGGAACCGCTGCTGCTGCGACATTGCACATCGCGCGCACGGTGACGCGCCGCGCAGAGCGCTATGTCGTCACGTTGCAGCGCGAAGCGTCGCTCAACGAAGTGGTTTTAAAGTACTTGAACCGCCTGTCGGACTATTTATTCGCCGTCGCGCGGGTCGTTAACGCACGTGCAAATGTGAAAGACGTCGAATATGCGCGCAGTGGAATTGTCTTTCGCGGCGGCAAGCGGCAGGCACGCGGCGGTAAGCGGCAGGCAAAAAAACGAGACGAGTAGTCGCTGGGACATACAATGTTCGAAAATATGTGGCGAACTGTTGGAGATTTGGATGAAAACGCGTTTTTTTTTGCCTGTGATAACCGGGTAGCAGGATTTTTTCGACGCGTGGTAGAACTTGTTGTGATAGAACTTGTTAACGCATAAGGTTGCGATACAAGGTTAACCCCCAACACTTACTGACGAAACGAGCGAGCTAGGACAGCGAAGAGTCAAGTCGTTTTGTTGCATACAGGGAGGAGAAGACGTGCGGAAACTAAAAGTTACTGTCGCTTGTAGCGCGGTGCTAGCGCTGTTAGTGTCACTCGTCGCGGGAGCGGTACC is a window from the Numidum massiliense genome containing:
- a CDS encoding ABC transporter ATP-binding protein, whose protein sequence is MAGLKLNHIYKRFGDVTAVEDFNLDIKDKEFLVLVGPSGCGKSTTLRMVAGLEEISEGELYIGDRLVNDVAPKDRDIAMVFQSYALYPHMNVYQNMAFGLKLRKFKKEDIDKRVKEAARILDIEHLLDRKPKALSGGQRQRVALGRAIVREPQVFLMDEPLSNLDAKLRVQMRTEISKLAKRLETTVVYVTHDQTEAMTMGDRIVVMKDGLIQQADTPDKIYNEPANVFVAGFIGSPAMNFISGSLVETGGNVHFKANNVDVEVPEGRAKLLRDKGYVGKDVVFGIRPEDIHDEPVFLEASPESVLKTKVEVSENMGSEMYLYLSGLGDDMFIARVDARANVGMGDEVKLAFDMNKCHIFDKETEEAVF
- a CDS encoding ABC transporter substrate-binding protein, which gives rise to MFKSKRWNRWSLFLTALLVFALLIGCGAPEADEQAKGANDGSNVEQQAGKQDGKQGAAQQKGKQKSKEEDAQAEGSFPVSITDARDEKVTIEKRPQRIVSLIPSNTEIAFALGLGAEVVGVSDFDNYPEEVSSKEKIGGIEFDVEKIVSLKPDLVLAHASSADSAKEGLKQLQQAGATVLVVNDATTFADLYRSIEMIAEATGTKAKAQEIVAGMKEKLDDMKREAEKIAADERVTVWVEVAAPPEMYTTGTETFMHEMLTAINATNAAGDVEGWAKFTEEDAVKQNPDVIVTTYGDYDKEAKKKILARKAWQDVPAVKHKRVYDVDPDTVTRPGPRLIEGVEQLAAVVYPDVFKKKK
- a CDS encoding FecCD family ABC transporter permease, which produces MRRSSIQTSLRKRNNVALAYGFALVLLVVAMFLGVAVGSVPISFATILDVCAAQFFPRQFASEADPMVANIVWYIRLPRVVLAALVGASLSLAGAAFQGLLKNPLADPYTLGVSSGASVGAVVVLFFGLSLPLFGSFTLPFVSVIAGFVTLLAVLAFARFVERALSVQTIVLTGIIFSSFCGSLISLMIALTGEELRQIIGWLLGSVAMRGWEYVALLVPFFAFGAAILLANGKELNALAFGEETAQQLGVDVRLRKMAILAGASLLTGAAVAVSGTIGFVGLVMPHLTRLLWGPDHRHLLPLAMLHGGAFLAMADLAARTIVAPQELPIGVITALIGAPVFAVVFWQQRKRGKQG
- a CDS encoding ABC transporter ATP-binding protein, coding for MLTVECLTSGYGEKTVLHDVSFTVEKGEVFGIVGPNGSGKTTLLKVVGGLLPVQCGAIYLHGRPLTSYKSKELARLMAALPQTVEPSFAYTVREIVALGRYPYQRGMFAPWTRADEAVVRQAMLQTNVQQFAHSPLQFLSGGERQRVFLARALAQEPQLLLLDEPTNHLDLSHQTELFDALRQWVKEEQLTVVLISHSLDLASLYCDRLLLLDRGAVTALGTPAAVLEEERLARVYRTILKRQDHPDVPRPTITLLPRAHRDYKREASLDDLRVTKSERLLKIESPAPLKRLSSAAVGGGSGWSHTFVTCCVPSADRVAVGAEDGHQPAGELVGYLQRLGINAPERETVATVTAADAVEVASACHEEDGLALRVVASAGFSEVGGVPERGDNSDVVALSDRQTAGVGTVHIFVFVAGELTEVAFVQALMTANEAKVRALAACVGSGPRLASVTNVSAAPSEEEGSWMRKVSVAGTASDSIVVAATQNGSPYTRVDAATSVGQALARAVYRATVDVVAQCR
- a CDS encoding cob(I)yrinic acid a,c-diamide adenosyltransferase is translated as MRLYTKTGDKGQTSVVGGRVAKDDVRVTAYGTIDEANCFVGQAITQLTGEQYADLIPELQRVQHELFDCGSDLARIDSGRPYKVNEAMVTFLETRIDAYIAEAPELKRFILPGGTAAAATLHIARTVTRRAERYVVTLQREASLNEVVLKYLNRLSDYLFAVARVVNARANVKDVEYARSGIVFRGGKRQARGGKRQAKKRDE